TCGGAGGCCCAGTACAGGGCCAGATAGAACTGACTGCCCCGGTTGTCGAGTTCGCCGGTCTTGCGTGACGGACCCTTGTTGTTGTCCAACAACTTGCCGATCGCGGCGTCCAGCGTCTTGGCCAGAATCTCGGCGCGCGCGTTGTCGGTCTTGATCCCGATGTCTTCGAAACACGCTCCGAGAGCGAGGTATTCGCCAAGGGAGTCCCAGCGCAGATGGTTCTCCTCGACCAATTGGTGCACGTGTTTCGGCGCCGAACCGCCCGCCCCGGTTTCGTACATTCCGCCGCCGGCCATCAACGGCACGATGGACAGCATCTTGGCGCTGGTGCCCAGCTCCAGGATCGGGAACAGGTCAGTGAGATAGTCGCGCAGGATGTTTCCGGTCGCGGCGATGGTGTCCTGCCCACGCATGGCGCGTTCGATCGTGTGCCGCATGGCACGTTCCTGCGACATGGTCTGGATGTCGAGGCCCTCGGTGTCGTGGTCGGCAAGATAAGTGTTGACCTTCTTGCGCAATTCGTTCTCGTGGGGACGCTCCTGGTCCAGCCAGAACACCACCGGCATGCCCGAATTGCGCGCGCGGTTGACGGCCAGCTTGACCCAGTCGCGGATCGGTTCGTCCCGGACGATGGGCATGCGCCAGATGTCGCCGGCTTCCACGTTCTGGCTCAGCAGAATGTCACCGGTGTCGAGGTCGACGATGTTGGCCACGCCGTCTTCGGGGATTTCGAACGTCTTGTCATGCGAGCCATACTCTTCGGCCTGCTGGGCCATCAGGCCGACGTTGGGGACGGTGCCCATCGTCGTCGGATCGAAGGCGCCGTGGGTCTTACAGAAGTTGATGATCTCTTGGTAGATGCGGGCGAACGTCGACTCGGGGTTGACGGCCTTGGTGTCCTTCGGCCGTCCGTCGGCGCCGTACATCTTGCCGCCGGCGCGGATCATCGCCGGCATCGACGCATCCACGATCACGTCGCTGGGCGAGTGAAAGTTGCTGATGCCCTTGGCCGAATCGACCATGGCCAGTTCGGGACGGTGCTCGTGGCAGGCGTGCAGGTCACGGATGATCTCGTCGTGCTGCGACGCCGGCAGCGACTCGATCTTGTTGTACAGATCGACCAAACCGTTGTTGACGTTGACGCCGAGCTCGTCGAACAGCGCCTGATGCTTGGCGAAGGCGTCCTTGTAGAAGACCTTGACCGCGTGGCCGAAGACGATCGGGTGGGAGACCTTCATCATCGTGGCCTTGACGTGCAACGAGAACATCACGCCGGTCTCGTAGGCGTCCTCGATCTGCTCCTCGTAGAACTCGCAGAGCGCCTTCTTGCTCATGAACATGCTGTCGATGATGTCGCCGTCGCGCAGCGACACCGTGGGCTTGAGCACGATCTTCTTGCCGCCCTTGGTCTCCAGCTCCATCTTCACGCTGCGCCCGCGATCCAGCGTCATCGATTTCTCGCCGTGGTAGAAGTCGCCGTGCTTCATCGTCGCGACATGCGTACGCGACGCCTGAGACCACTCCCCCATGCTGTGCGGGTGTTTGCGCGCGTACTCCTTGACCGCGTTCGGCGCGCGACGGTCCGAGTTGCCTTGGCGTAACACCGGGTTGACCGCGCTACCAAGGCATTTCGAATAGCGTTCGCGAATTTCGGAGTCCTCATCGGTCTTCGGGCTCTGCGGGAAGTCCGGGATCTTGTAGCCCTTGCCTTGCAGCTCCTTGATCGCGGCCACCAGCTGAGGCACCGAGGCGCTGATGTTCGGCAGCTTGATGATGTTGGTGTCGGCCAGCTTGGTCAGCCGGCCCAGTTCGGCCAGGTTGTCCGGCACCCGCTGCTCTTCGGTCAGGTGCTCGGGGAACTCGGCGAGGATCCGGGCGGCCAGCGAGATGTCGCTCGTCTTGATCTCGATGCCGGCCGGCTCGGCGAAGGCCCGCACGATCGGTAGGAACGCGTAGGTCGCCAGCAACGGCGCCTCGTCGGTCAGCGTGTAGATGACGGTCGGCTTATCGGCGCTCACGGACGGTCCCTCTCCCGATCAGATTTTGGGGGGCTCAGCGTTGTCCTTGCCACGTTATCAAGGGCGTTTGAGCAGGTGTCGACCTGCCGTTGGCATCCGGTCGGCTCGGTAAGATAGTCTTCGTATTGGTCATGAGCGCCAGCATCAAGCCCCGGCTTGCTGGCCGGCAACCCTCCAACCGCGGTGGGGTGCCCCGGGTGATGACCAGGTTGAGTAGCCATAGCACCGGCTATCCGGCAAGCGCGGGTCCGCCATGACGGGCCCCTGAGTAGACAGGGAACGTGATGTGCAGTCACCCTCCTCATCCGCGTCTGTTCGTGTGTCGGTGCTGAACCACCGGCCCCCGGCCGGCGTCTTCGATGCAGGCGTCCCGGGCGGCTACCAGCACCTCGATACGTCCCCTTCCAGCAGAAAGCCCCGCTCATGAGCGCCGATACCGACAGCGATCCGACCGCGCATTGGTCGTTCGAAACCAAGCAGGTTCACGCCGGCCAGCAACCCGACCCGACCACCAACGCCCGTGCCCTGCCGATCTACCAGACCACCTCGTACGTCTTTAACGACACCAGCCACGCCGCCGCCCTGTTCGGACTCGAGGTTCCGGGCAACATCTACACCCGGATCGGCAACCCGACCACCGATGTCGTCGAGCAGCGGATCGCCGCACTCGAAGGCGGCGTCGCCGCACTGTTCCTGTCCTCCGGACAGGCCGCTGAGACATTCGCCATATTGAACCTCGCATGTGCCGGCGATCACATTGTGTCCAGCCCTCGCCTCTACGGCGGCACCTACAACCTCT
The Mycobacterium sp. 050128 genome window above contains:
- a CDS encoding NADP-dependent isocitrate dehydrogenase, producing the protein MSADKPTVIYTLTDEAPLLATYAFLPIVRAFAEPAGIEIKTSDISLAARILAEFPEHLTEEQRVPDNLAELGRLTKLADTNIIKLPNISASVPQLVAAIKELQGKGYKIPDFPQSPKTDEDSEIRERYSKCLGSAVNPVLRQGNSDRRAPNAVKEYARKHPHSMGEWSQASRTHVATMKHGDFYHGEKSMTLDRGRSVKMELETKGGKKIVLKPTVSLRDGDIIDSMFMSKKALCEFYEEQIEDAYETGVMFSLHVKATMMKVSHPIVFGHAVKVFYKDAFAKHQALFDELGVNVNNGLVDLYNKIESLPASQHDEIIRDLHACHEHRPELAMVDSAKGISNFHSPSDVIVDASMPAMIRAGGKMYGADGRPKDTKAVNPESTFARIYQEIINFCKTHGAFDPTTMGTVPNVGLMAQQAEEYGSHDKTFEIPEDGVANIVDLDTGDILLSQNVEAGDIWRMPIVRDEPIRDWVKLAVNRARNSGMPVVFWLDQERPHENELRKKVNTYLADHDTEGLDIQTMSQERAMRHTIERAMRGQDTIAATGNILRDYLTDLFPILELGTSAKMLSIVPLMAGGGMYETGAGGSAPKHVHQLVEENHLRWDSLGEYLALGACFEDIGIKTDNARAEILAKTLDAAIGKLLDNNKGPSRKTGELDNRGSQFYLALYWASELAAQTDDDELRKHFASLADSLSKNEESIVAEMAGVQGEPVDIGGYYQPDNEKTTAVMRPSKKFNEALAASQGSQG